The Jeotgalibacillus haloalkalitolerans region CGTACGCTGATGATAATAAGCTGAGATCGCTTCATTGTATTCATCCATCTCCTCTTTTACAGTCGCTTCCTGGTGTCTATAACTGTTCTCGTGGTAAATGGACTGGAACGGCATTCTCGGTTTAACAGCTGTTTCCTGATCCGGAACGCCAACAGTCAATCCAAACAGTGGAATGACATGCTCAGGCGTTTCCAGCAGCTCAGATACTTCAGAAAGGTTATTTCTTAGTCCGCCAATATAACAAATGCCTAACCCCATCGATTCAGCTGCCACAGCTGCATTTTGCGCTGCAAGTGAAGCATCAATCACTGAGACCATAAACTTTTCCATTGAAGTAATTGAATCCTCTACATCAGCACCCTCCCACTTCCCAATTAATGAGTGTCTATATAGATCAGCGCAGAATACAAAGAAGTGACCACTATCTGCCACATAATCCTGCCCGCCTGCGAGTTCAGCAAGCTTTTTCTTTTTCTCCTGATCTGTTACGCCAATAATTGAATAAGCCTGTATAAAACTTGATGTAGAAGCCATCTGAGCTGCTTCTACGATCATTTGGACCTGTTCAGGTGACAACTTTTCATCTTTAAATTTTCTGACTGACCGGTGATTTAACATCGTTTCAATTGTCTGGTTCATGCTTTCCTCCACCTTTCATCATCTAACTGCTTTCAAGTGTAGCGTTTTCTTTTACAGCTATTCAAATATTAAGCACTAAAAAAGACTGGGACAAATTAAATTTGTCTCAGTCTTCCGTAATCGTTTCGCTGCGCTTCAGGCAGACGCTTTCCGGACGGAGGTTGCTGAGCCTCCTCAAGCTTCGCTTTCCGGGGTCTCAGCTTCCCTCTAATCGTCCCGGAGTCGCCGCCTTACGCTCCGCTACACTTAGATGGTAATATTTATTTTATTATATAAATTATTTTTTGTCCCATCATCTGATTAAGCAGCAAACTTTTATCTACTTTACCCAAGTGAAGGGAAGTTCTGCTGTCTTAATGCTTCATATACAAGAATGGCTGCTGTATTTGATAAATTTAATGAGCGTACGTGCTCATTCATTGGAATACGCAGTGCACGGTCTTTATTATTTTCGATGACATCATCAGGCAACCCTGATGTTTCACGACCGAAAATAAAATAAAAATCCTTATTCAGATCACTGTAATCAAACGTTGAATGCGGCTGCTTTCCGTACTTCGTCAGATAGAAATATTCCCCGCCTTCACTTGACTGATAAAAGTCCTCAAGGGAATCGTGATAATGAATATCAACATGCTCCCAGTAATCAAGACCTGCTCGTTTAAGCATTTTATCGTCTGTTGAAAAGCCAAGCGGCTTAATTAAATGTAATGATGTACCAGTCGCTGCACATGTACGCGCAATATTACCTGTGTTAGCAGGAATCTCCGGCTGGAATAATACAACGTGTAATCCCAATTTCTTCACCTCATCATCTATTTCGGCTGAGCCAAGTTCTATTTTATCATGAAAGGTGAAAAAAATAATACCTGATCGATGGAGTATAGGCTGCTGAATCACTATATGTCCACAACCTTCTCCGGCTATCATTTGTATGTGCATTCACATAAGGTACGCCCTGATCAATATACGTCACAATGGTCGTATGATCTACTACTCCGTCACCCTCGAAATCATAACAGATCACGTCTCCAATTTTCAGCATTGAAGCATCCGTCACCCGCTCAGCTGCCTCTTCAAGAAACCACCGCATAGAGTGTGCAACTGCCCAGCTGAAACTCCATTGACCTCCCTGCAGCCACCAGCCTCTGGAACGGTCAGGATAGCCCCTCATCGTCAGGCCTCCAGCTAACAGACATTGTGAAATAAAGTTTGTGCAATCAACCGGGAAAGAAGGGAATGCGGGATTTCTCCTGTTCCACCATTCCTCCGCATATGCAGCAGCAAGCGCACCATTATACATATCTACACACCTTTCACTTACAAAGTGATAAGCCTTTTTCGATCTCCTTTAACACCTCTTCGTCCTTTTCAATATCCTTTTGTTTTAATAGCATTTCCATCGCTTCTTCCCCGCCGATCTTACCTGCAGCCCAGGCAGCCGTCCCTCTCATAACAGGGCGTACATCATGCTGCATCACTTCAAATATAGACGGCAGTGCTGATGCTTCTTTAAAATGAGCGAGGGCAATCAGCGCATTCCGCTGTATCGGCTTCTTGCCTCTCCAGGAACCCGATACATGACCATACTTCTCTTTAAATTCCCTGTTACTGATAGAGAGTAATGGCTCAAGAAGCGGCTTGGCAATTTCAGGATCCGGCTCAAACTCAGGGTGGAGATGCATATCAATCCCTTTATTTTTAGGACAAACTGTCTGACACGTATCACATCCGTACAGTCTATTCCCAATTTTAGAACGATATTCATCAGGAAGAAAATCCTTCGTCTGAGTTAAAAATGCAATACACTTTTTCGCATCAAGCTGTCCACCCTGTACAAGTGCACCGGTCGGACACACATCCACACACAGATTGCAATCCCCACACTGATCCTCCATCGGCTCATCAGGACTGAAAGGCAGGTTTGTAATCATTTCACCTAAGTAAACATACGAACCAAACTCATGCGTGATGATTGAACAGTTTTTGGCACTCCACCCTACACCTGCTCTTTCAGCTACAGCCCGGTCAACGAGTTCTCCCGTATCCACCATAGACTTCAGCCTCGCATCAGGCACTCTCTCCTGAATAAACTGCTCCAGCCGTCCCAGCGCTTCTCTAAGTACAGTATGATAATCCTCACCCCATGAGGCTCTTGCAAATATCCCTCTGCGCTCTCCCTTTTTACTCCTTGGCGCATCCTTCATTTTAGATGGATAGGCTAACGCAATGGAAATAATTGATTTAGGCTCATGCATCAACAATGAAGGTGTAACACGTTTCTCAATATCCTTTTCCTCAAAACCTGACTGGTAATTAAGCGCCTCCTGTCTCATCAGACGGCTTTTCAGATCTGAAAAGAAATCCGCACTCGTAAATCCAATTTTATCAATCCCAAGCTCCTCAGCGTGATCGATGATTTCCTGCTTCAGCACATCATAGTTCATTCTAATCCCCCTTTCTAAATGGAAATGTTAAACTGAATACATGTTTTATAAAGGAGTTGACCGTATGAAAATTTCAGTTCATTC contains the following coding sequences:
- the nfsA gene encoding oxygen-insensitive NADPH nitroreductase; translation: MNQTIETMLNHRSVRKFKDEKLSPEQVQMIVEAAQMASTSSFIQAYSIIGVTDQEKKKKLAELAGGQDYVADSGHFFVFCADLYRHSLIGKWEGADVEDSITSMEKFMVSVIDASLAAQNAAVAAESMGLGICYIGGLRNNLSEVSELLETPEHVIPLFGLTVGVPDQETAVKPRMPFQSIYHENSYRHQEATVKEEMDEYNEAISAYYHQRTSGKRSDKWTEQMANMLQRKNRMYMKEFVEGKNFAKK
- the trmL gene encoding tRNA (uridine(34)/cytosine(34)/5-carboxymethylaminomethyluridine(34)-2'-O)-methyltransferase TrmL, with translation MGLHVVLFQPEIPANTGNIARTCAATGTSLHLIKPLGFSTDDKMLKRAGLDYWEHVDIHYHDSLEDFYQSSEGGEYFYLTKYGKQPHSTFDYSDLNKDFYFIFGRETSGLPDDVIENNKDRALRIPMNEHVRSLNLSNTAAILVYEALRQQNFPSLG
- a CDS encoding amidase domain-containing protein, encoding MYNGALAAAYAEEWWNRRNPAFPSFPVDCTNFISQCLLAGGLTMRGYPDRSRGWWLQGGQWSFSWAVAHSMRWFLEEAAERVTDASMLKIGDVICYDFEGDGVVDHTTIVTYIDQGVPYVNAHTNDSRRRLWTYSDSAAYTPSIRYYFFHLS
- the queG gene encoding tRNA epoxyqueuosine(34) reductase QueG, whose translation is MNYDVLKQEIIDHAEELGIDKIGFTSADFFSDLKSRLMRQEALNYQSGFEEKDIEKRVTPSLLMHEPKSIISIALAYPSKMKDAPRSKKGERRGIFARASWGEDYHTVLREALGRLEQFIQERVPDARLKSMVDTGELVDRAVAERAGVGWSAKNCSIITHEFGSYVYLGEMITNLPFSPDEPMEDQCGDCNLCVDVCPTGALVQGGQLDAKKCIAFLTQTKDFLPDEYRSKIGNRLYGCDTCQTVCPKNKGIDMHLHPEFEPDPEIAKPLLEPLLSISNREFKEKYGHVSGSWRGKKPIQRNALIALAHFKEASALPSIFEVMQHDVRPVMRGTAAWAAGKIGGEEAMEMLLKQKDIEKDEEVLKEIEKGLSLCK